In a genomic window of Prochlorococcus marinus subsp. marinus str. CCMP1375:
- a CDS encoding DUF1823 family protein codes for MYSPWPLSRDLFCKILSDQISDRFVCNLVWERIGYKAITNSGESNPAGPNTPRYWREKFPEAPQIISKRAASIHLTRSIPKEYKQSLKECLNFEGYSINQLYPRRTRRATAINWLLAWILMEGETIPQSGPLPVLNAAPVDPLKGHPGDPEIF; via the coding sequence ATGTACTCCCCTTGGCCTCTTAGTAGGGATTTGTTTTGTAAGATTCTTTCTGATCAGATAAGCGATAGATTTGTATGTAATCTTGTTTGGGAAAGGATTGGTTATAAGGCTATAACGAACTCAGGGGAAAGCAATCCTGCAGGGCCTAATACACCTCGTTATTGGCGTGAAAAGTTCCCAGAGGCTCCTCAAATTATTTCTAAAAGAGCAGCTTCAATTCATTTAACTCGGTCAATACCTAAGGAATATAAGCAATCTCTCAAAGAATGTTTGAATTTTGAAGGCTACTCTATCAATCAGCTTTACCCTAGGCGAACTCGACGAGCTACAGCGATAAACTGGCTTTTAGCATGGATTTTAATGGAGGGAGAGACTATTCCTCAAAGTGGACCTTTACCTGTTTTAAATGCTGCTCCAGTTGATCCTCTTAAGGGACATCCTGGGGACCCTGAAATTTTTTGA
- the der gene encoding ribosome biogenesis GTPase Der codes for MARPIVAIIGRPNVGKSTLVNRLCQSREAIVHDQPGVTRDRSYQDGFWGDREFKLVDTGGLVFDDETEFLPEIREQANLALSEASIALLIVDGQQGLTAADEVIAAWLRHSKCEILLAVNKCESVELGLSMAGEFWRLGLGEPYPVSAIHGAGTGELLDRLISILPPKELIKDEEEPIQVAIVGRPNVGKSSLLNAICGEKRAIVSAIRGTTRDTIDTSIVREGKLWKLIDTAGIRRRKSVNYGPEFFGINRSFKAIERSDVCVLVIDALDGVTEQDQRLAGRIEEEGRACLVVVNKWDAVEKDTYTMPLMEKELRSKLYFLDWAQMLFTSALTGQRIDPIFSCASLAVEQHRRRVSTSVVNEVVYDALSWRSPPTSRGGRQGRIYYATQVASSPPSFTLFVNEPKLFGDSYRRYLERQLREGLGFEGTPLKLFWRGKQKREVEKDLKRQQNKSSD; via the coding sequence ATGGCGCGGCCAATAGTCGCAATAATTGGACGTCCTAATGTAGGTAAGTCAACCTTAGTTAATAGGTTATGCCAGAGCAGGGAGGCAATAGTTCATGATCAACCTGGGGTTACTAGGGATCGTAGTTATCAAGATGGTTTTTGGGGGGATCGAGAATTTAAATTAGTTGATACTGGTGGACTTGTTTTTGATGATGAAACAGAGTTTCTTCCTGAGATAAGAGAGCAGGCTAATCTTGCGCTTTCGGAAGCGTCAATAGCCCTTTTGATAGTTGATGGCCAGCAGGGCCTTACTGCTGCAGATGAAGTTATAGCGGCGTGGCTGAGGCATTCTAAATGCGAAATTCTTTTGGCAGTAAATAAATGCGAATCAGTTGAATTAGGACTTTCAATGGCCGGAGAATTTTGGCGATTAGGTCTTGGTGAGCCCTATCCGGTTTCGGCTATTCATGGTGCAGGCACTGGGGAGTTGCTTGATCGCTTGATTTCAATACTTCCGCCCAAAGAATTAATCAAAGATGAGGAGGAGCCTATTCAAGTCGCAATTGTTGGTCGACCAAATGTAGGCAAGTCAAGTCTGTTAAATGCAATATGTGGTGAGAAACGGGCAATAGTTAGTGCTATCAGGGGGACTACACGTGACACTATTGACACTTCAATTGTTAGAGAGGGTAAGCTTTGGAAATTGATTGATACTGCAGGTATTAGGCGACGTAAAAGTGTTAATTATGGACCTGAATTCTTTGGGATTAATCGTAGTTTTAAAGCTATTGAAAGAAGTGATGTATGCGTTTTAGTTATAGATGCTTTAGACGGTGTAACAGAGCAAGATCAGCGACTTGCTGGAAGGATTGAGGAAGAAGGTAGAGCATGTTTAGTAGTAGTCAATAAATGGGATGCAGTTGAAAAAGATACTTACACTATGCCTTTGATGGAAAAGGAACTTCGCTCAAAACTTTATTTTTTAGATTGGGCTCAAATGTTATTTACTTCTGCTCTCACTGGTCAACGAATAGATCCCATTTTTAGTTGCGCATCTTTAGCTGTTGAACAGCATAGGAGAAGGGTTTCTACCTCAGTAGTTAATGAAGTTGTTTATGATGCATTAAGTTGGAGAAGTCCACCTACTAGTCGTGGAGGTAGGCAAGGGCGAATTTATTATGCTACTCAAGTAGCAAGCTCCCCTCCTAGCTTTACTCTATTTGTGAATGAACCAAAGTTATTTGGAGATTCATATAGACGATATTTGGAGCGTCAATTAAGAGAAGGCCTTGGTTTTGAGGGGACTCCGTTAAAGTTGTTTTGGCGAGGGAAACAAAAGCGTGAGGTTGAAAAAGATTTAAAACGTCAACAAAATAAGTCTTCTGATTAA
- a CDS encoding energy-coupling factor transporter transmembrane component T family protein, translating into MEFLRNVPIGQYVTGKTGWLRNLDPRLKFAWVLMFLITPVLAGPLWRIGLLLFLLAISVLGAVPLRIFWRSLFFLFFISCFFGLLAIFLPTNLAVPMDTVRSPQELNDAIVVGSSWELIRTTSIQIGPLSLGSIVVDRRSAELAIKTSTLIFTVVHSVNLMLITTSPEDLMWTLRWYLRPLSFLGLPLDRLSFQLLLALRFIPLVQEEFQNLIRSLVTRAVDFRKLGFKRSLEVFLSIGERLLANILLRAEQGADSLLIRNGGYLLHPELFKPKCLFKPKTMFLNSFSILTLFIILLLRRKFGSF; encoded by the coding sequence ATGGAGTTTTTAAGAAACGTTCCTATTGGTCAGTATGTAACAGGGAAAACTGGTTGGTTAAGAAATTTAGACCCTAGGTTGAAATTTGCTTGGGTGTTGATGTTTTTGATTACACCCGTATTGGCCGGACCTCTTTGGAGAATAGGATTGTTGCTATTTCTTTTGGCAATTTCTGTACTTGGCGCAGTACCACTAAGAATTTTTTGGCGATCTCTTTTTTTCTTATTCTTTATTTCTTGTTTCTTTGGATTATTAGCGATTTTTCTTCCAACAAACTTAGCTGTTCCAATGGATACAGTTCGTTCTCCTCAAGAACTTAATGATGCAATTGTGGTAGGGAGTTCTTGGGAATTAATAAGAACAACATCAATACAAATAGGCCCACTTTCTTTGGGCTCAATTGTTGTTGATAGGCGCTCAGCTGAATTAGCTATCAAGACTTCGACATTAATTTTTACTGTCGTTCATAGTGTCAACTTGATGTTGATAACAACTTCTCCTGAGGATTTAATGTGGACTTTGAGGTGGTATCTAAGACCACTTTCATTCTTAGGACTTCCCTTAGATAGATTGAGCTTTCAACTCCTTTTAGCATTACGCTTTATTCCATTAGTACAAGAAGAGTTCCAAAATCTAATTAGGTCTTTAGTTACTAGAGCTGTTGATTTTAGAAAATTAGGTTTCAAGAGGTCCTTAGAGGTATTTCTTTCTATAGGAGAACGTCTGCTGGCAAATATTCTTTTAAGAGCTGAACAAGGTGCTGATTCGTTATTAATTAGGAATGGCGGCTATTTGCTACATCCAGAATTATTTAAACCAAAATGTCTGTTTAAGCCAAAAACGATGTTCTTGAACTCATTCTCTATATTGACACTTTTCATCATCTTACTTTTGAGACGAAAATTTGGATCTTTTTGA
- a CDS encoding PipX family protein, whose amino-acid sequence MSSGSERYLNHPTFGMLYLVAPAGEGRDIYATLYAQKIFFLVTLQPRGADFEVIPYMDARHYADINVARCRKMRTEDLEVWEELFKQTFI is encoded by the coding sequence TTGAGCTCAGGTTCAGAGCGATATCTTAATCATCCCACTTTTGGGATGCTTTATTTAGTTGCTCCTGCAGGTGAGGGGAGAGATATTTATGCAACTTTGTATGCCCAGAAGATCTTCTTTTTAGTTACTCTTCAGCCGCGAGGTGCAGATTTTGAAGTAATCCCATACATGGATGCAAGGCATTACGCTGACATAAACGTAGCTCGTTGTAGAAAGATGAGAACTGAAGATTTAGAGGTTTGGGAGGAATTATTTAAACAGACCTTTATTTAG
- a CDS encoding YggS family pyridoxal phosphate-dependent enzyme, with protein MHFKSFLNSLPNGVKLVAVSKGQSTSQIRSLASQGQVDFGESRLQEALPKLNSLKDLKTVRWHFIGSLQANKVRQVVKAFDVIHSIDSLKLAKRISRISAEECKKPRVMAQVKFRNDPSKFGFTPDGLLEVWNEFIALPNIDVIGLMTISPKELDLNQRKILFRECRVFSEKLGLKDCSMGMSQDWKEAVEEGATWIRVGSLLFGGR; from the coding sequence ATGCATTTTAAGAGCTTTCTTAATTCTCTTCCTAATGGCGTCAAGTTGGTAGCAGTTAGCAAGGGTCAGTCAACTAGTCAAATTCGTTCCTTGGCTTCTCAAGGCCAAGTTGACTTTGGTGAAAGTAGATTGCAAGAGGCTTTACCAAAATTGAATTCATTAAAGGATTTAAAAACCGTTCGATGGCATTTTATTGGTAGTTTGCAAGCAAATAAAGTTAGGCAAGTAGTCAAGGCTTTTGATGTTATACATTCAATTGACTCTTTGAAGCTCGCTAAAAGAATCTCACGAATTTCTGCTGAAGAATGCAAGAAACCTAGGGTTATGGCTCAAGTTAAATTTCGCAATGATCCAAGTAAATTTGGATTTACTCCTGATGGGCTACTAGAGGTATGGAATGAATTTATTGCCTTACCTAATATTGATGTGATTGGTTTGATGACTATTTCTCCTAAGGAGCTTGATCTAAATCAAAGGAAAATTCTTTTTAGAGAATGCAGAGTTTTCTCGGAGAAGCTGGGTTTAAAGGATTGTTCAATGGGTATGAGTCAAGATTGGAAAGAAGCTGTAGAGGAAGGAGCTACTTGGATTCGTGTAGGGTCATTATTGTTTGGTGGGAGATAG
- a CDS encoding cell division protein SepF, which yields MSLISRLRAVVAGDDYLDGDFDELDYETGDDFDTGNDGGGNYSSGLAALSNANPFNNRGGSSKVIGMPGISTAAAEVSLMEPRSFDEMPKAIQALRERKTVILNLTMMEPDQAQRAVDFVAGGTFAIDGHQERVGESIFLFAPSCVTVTNSFQEEPSPSSVMNKDNEGPVSESVMAPEPAWGASVPSAI from the coding sequence GTGTCGCTTATTTCACGCCTTAGAGCAGTTGTTGCTGGTGATGATTACTTAGACGGTGATTTTGATGAGCTTGACTATGAAACAGGCGATGATTTTGATACTGGGAATGATGGGGGTGGAAATTACTCAAGTGGATTAGCCGCTTTGTCAAATGCAAATCCTTTTAATAATCGAGGAGGATCTTCTAAAGTGATTGGAATGCCAGGTATCTCCACAGCTGCGGCAGAAGTTAGTTTGATGGAGCCAAGAAGTTTTGATGAAATGCCTAAGGCAATTCAGGCTTTAAGGGAAAGGAAAACGGTTATTTTAAATCTGACAATGATGGAGCCTGATCAAGCTCAAAGGGCAGTTGATTTTGTAGCTGGCGGTACTTTTGCAATAGATGGTCATCAGGAGCGTGTTGGGGAAAGTATTTTCTTATTTGCGCCCAGTTGTGTCACTGTTACAAATTCCTTTCAAGAAGAACCTTCCCCTTCAAGCGTAATGAATAAGGATAATGAAGGCCCTGTTAGCGAGAGTGTTATGGCTCCAGAGCCTGCTTGGGGAGCCTCTGTTCCATCGGCTATTTAA
- the proC gene encoding pyrroline-5-carboxylate reductase has product MACSLGVIGLGRMAQVILQSLFEAGQFNPEEVFGVVGKKNSVERVLHQFKSPFTVVDVNDKNAIDVWNTPVKILAVKPQQLNQVQEKCSKEFLAKLPAKPLLISILAGVKLKRLQSLFPDHVCVRAVPNTPALVSAGLTGLSWGEEVTEDQKSLVESIFKPISQVFELPEDQLDAFLALTSSGPAYLALISEALADGAVAAGLPRALAQSLTNFTLEGTAILLKKKELHPGQLKDMVASPAGTTISALRHLEKEGVRSALIEAVILAAKKSREMA; this is encoded by the coding sequence GTGGCTTGTTCTCTTGGTGTTATTGGTTTAGGAAGAATGGCACAAGTCATTCTTCAAAGTTTATTTGAAGCAGGCCAATTTAATCCGGAAGAGGTTTTCGGTGTTGTAGGGAAAAAAAATAGTGTGGAGAGAGTACTCCATCAATTTAAGAGTCCCTTTACTGTCGTTGATGTAAATGATAAAAATGCTATTGATGTTTGGAACACACCTGTAAAGATATTGGCAGTAAAACCACAACAGTTGAATCAAGTTCAGGAGAAATGTTCTAAAGAATTCCTTGCAAAATTACCTGCTAAGCCGTTGTTAATTTCCATATTGGCTGGAGTGAAATTAAAAAGATTGCAATCGTTGTTCCCTGATCATGTATGTGTGCGTGCTGTGCCTAATACTCCTGCACTTGTAAGTGCTGGTTTAACAGGCCTTTCATGGGGGGAAGAAGTGACAGAAGATCAGAAGTCTTTAGTGGAATCTATTTTTAAGCCCATTAGCCAGGTATTTGAATTGCCTGAAGACCAATTAGATGCTTTCTTAGCTCTTACATCTTCAGGTCCTGCATATTTAGCTCTGATTTCAGAGGCACTAGCTGATGGCGCGGTAGCAGCAGGACTGCCTAGAGCTTTGGCACAGTCTTTGACAAATTTCACTCTTGAAGGCACAGCAATATTGCTTAAGAAAAAGGAGTTACATCCAGGGCAACTAAAAGATATGGTTGCTTCTCCCGCAGGTACAACTATTTCGGCTTTGCGCCATCTTGAAAAAGAAGGAGTTCGCTCTGCGTTGATTGAGGCTGTTATCCTTGCGGCAAAGAAAAGTCGTGAGATGGCTTGA
- a CDS encoding glycosyltransferase family 4 protein yields the protein MSHIAWLGKKSPFCGNVSYGLSTTTALKGRGYQTSFIHFDNPTDSGNSKTSLLANDPDVSLPYLIKSQVYTIPSPRAQRELRESLERLKPDIVHASLTLSPLDFRLPDLCQQIRVPLLATFHPPFDSSIRSLTASTQQLTYQLYAPSLSRFNNVIVFSDKQAEVLTKLGVKEKSIAVIPNGVDAKLWAPNTNESAESELLKVQKRLGRKRTFLYMGRIAAEKNVEALLKAWKATNTEGCQLVIVGDGPLRPTLENNFLSTQDSKILWWGYEADLKTKVALLQCTEVFILPSLVEGLSLALLEAMATGTACIATDAGADGEVLKDGAGIILSTEGVTSQLKTLLPVLKEHPFLTSELGRLARLRVLDQYTLEKNIDSLENVYKKFL from the coding sequence GTGTCACATATAGCCTGGCTTGGCAAAAAATCTCCATTTTGCGGAAACGTCAGCTATGGCCTAAGTACTACAACAGCCCTTAAAGGGAGAGGATATCAAACAAGTTTTATTCACTTTGATAATCCAACTGACTCTGGGAATTCCAAAACATCTCTTTTAGCAAATGACCCAGACGTCAGTCTTCCATATTTAATCAAATCGCAGGTTTATACAATTCCTTCACCAAGAGCTCAACGAGAATTAAGAGAATCATTAGAAAGATTAAAACCAGACATTGTTCATGCAAGTCTTACTTTGTCTCCTCTTGATTTCAGACTCCCAGATCTTTGCCAACAAATCAGAGTCCCATTATTAGCAACATTCCATCCCCCTTTTGATTCAAGTATCAGAAGCCTAACCGCAAGTACACAACAACTTACTTATCAACTATATGCACCTTCACTTTCCCGATTTAACAATGTAATAGTCTTTTCAGACAAACAAGCTGAGGTGCTTACAAAGTTAGGTGTAAAAGAAAAAAGTATTGCTGTCATTCCTAATGGAGTGGATGCAAAATTGTGGGCACCTAATACCAATGAGTCAGCAGAATCAGAACTATTAAAGGTTCAAAAAAGGCTTGGAAGAAAAAGAACTTTTCTTTATATGGGAAGAATTGCTGCAGAGAAAAATGTAGAAGCTCTTCTAAAAGCTTGGAAAGCAACAAACACGGAAGGTTGCCAACTAGTAATTGTAGGCGATGGGCCTTTAAGACCCACCTTAGAAAATAATTTTTTGTCAACTCAAGATTCTAAAATTCTTTGGTGGGGTTATGAAGCAGATTTAAAAACAAAAGTTGCTCTTCTTCAATGCACAGAAGTTTTTATACTGCCTAGTTTGGTTGAAGGCTTATCACTGGCTTTATTAGAAGCAATGGCAACCGGTACAGCTTGTATAGCTACTGACGCCGGAGCAGACGGAGAAGTTCTCAAAGATGGTGCAGGAATAATTCTCAGCACTGAAGGAGTGACCTCTCAATTAAAGACTCTATTACCTGTTCTCAAAGAACATCCTTTCTTAACCTCAGAACTTGGAAGACTTGCTCGTTTAAGAGTTCTAGATCAATACACCTTGGAAAAAAACATAGATTCTCTGGAAAATGTTTACAAAAAATTCCTTTAG
- the recO gene encoding DNA repair protein RecO, with protein MIADRTIKGLCLKVGPLGENDRLLTLLTHEEGIVRIAVPGARRPKSRLAATSALTFLELLIGGKSTLRRARQIKVIKSFSKLGEKLETLSAAQALSELAMLLVGTNDPQPEILQAVLIHLERLQKEDIKPVEALANCVQACVHLLALGGYGLPIQKCCWTGIDLIPPIGDWTWRCSLIESEGFAIGEITNAEITLNASELALLQRLLKPILPLKQTGELLGPMKVWMKLLRVIELWIETHLNRNINALSMLKKILL; from the coding sequence TTGATTGCAGATAGAACTATTAAAGGCCTCTGCCTAAAAGTTGGGCCTTTAGGAGAAAATGACCGCTTATTAACCCTCTTAACTCATGAAGAAGGAATTGTTCGTATTGCTGTCCCAGGAGCAAGGCGGCCAAAAAGTCGTCTTGCGGCAACATCAGCATTGACTTTCCTTGAGCTTCTCATCGGAGGGAAAAGTACTCTTCGCAGAGCACGGCAAATCAAAGTGATTAAAAGTTTCAGCAAACTAGGTGAAAAACTAGAGACCCTTTCCGCAGCTCAAGCATTATCTGAACTTGCAATGTTATTAGTAGGTACCAATGATCCACAACCTGAAATATTGCAAGCTGTCCTAATTCATCTTGAACGTTTGCAAAAAGAAGACATCAAACCTGTAGAAGCCTTAGCAAATTGCGTTCAAGCTTGTGTTCATTTACTTGCTCTAGGAGGATATGGTCTACCTATTCAAAAATGTTGCTGGACGGGAATAGATCTTATCCCTCCCATTGGTGACTGGACATGGCGTTGCAGTCTTATAGAAAGCGAGGGATTCGCAATCGGTGAAATTACCAATGCAGAAATCACATTAAATGCTTCTGAGCTAGCACTGCTGCAACGTCTCTTAAAACCAATACTTCCTTTAAAGCAAACTGGGGAACTTTTGGGCCCAATGAAAGTTTGGATGAAATTATTAAGAGTAATAGAACTTTGGATAGAGACTCATTTAAATCGCAATATTAATGCGCTTTCAATGCTGAAAAAAATTCTTCTTTAA
- a CDS encoding deoxyribose-phosphate aldolase: MQYKSNNLEISEINSFIHQAALDPHINLDSLNQICDVCKHFNFAGLCTNLIRIQAARKSLGKNKQTKLIAVIAFPFGDIPNSIKKTEAELAAEHGAEELDIVPNYLKLYEGKIDSFAEELAEIFKIGLPYRVILDSIRIPEEKLSLAIEASIDAGARGIQAGNGFGTPIQASHILKLRALIKNRCELKVAGGIKNLHQVLELVEAGASSIGTSVGADLAKQFKIYNHQN, from the coding sequence ATGCAATACAAATCAAATAATTTAGAAATAAGTGAAATAAATTCTTTTATCCATCAAGCTGCTCTTGATCCACATATTAATTTAGATTCACTAAATCAAATCTGTGATGTATGCAAACATTTTAATTTTGCAGGGTTGTGTACAAATCTTATTCGAATCCAAGCTGCCAGAAAAAGTCTTGGGAAAAACAAACAAACCAAACTTATAGCTGTTATAGCCTTTCCTTTTGGCGATATTCCTAACTCAATAAAAAAAACTGAAGCGGAATTGGCAGCAGAGCATGGTGCCGAAGAGCTCGACATAGTTCCAAATTACCTGAAGCTTTACGAAGGAAAAATCGACAGCTTTGCCGAAGAACTTGCAGAAATATTTAAGATAGGGCTTCCTTATAGGGTGATTTTAGACTCAATAAGAATCCCTGAAGAAAAGCTTTCTTTAGCAATAGAAGCATCAATAGATGCAGGTGCTAGAGGCATTCAGGCGGGTAATGGATTTGGCACTCCAATACAAGCCTCACATATTTTGAAATTAAGAGCATTGATAAAAAACCGCTGTGAACTCAAAGTTGCCGGTGGCATTAAAAATCTTCATCAAGTGTTAGAGCTTGTTGAGGCTGGCGCATCTTCGATCGGAACATCAGTCGGAGCAGATTTGGCAAAACAATTTAAAATTTACAATCATCAAAATTGA
- the hpf gene encoding ribosome hibernation-promoting factor, HPF/YfiA family has translation MKVLIHGRNLELTPALREYTKSKLEKAIHHFGDMVKEADVHLSVAKNPRVPQQTAEVTVFANGTVIRAQERSQNLYASIDLVSNKLCRQLRRYKERHSDHHHSPGHRASITPTTEEVLEDKSINGSLVEGKEAKLPKPGIRRKYFPMHPMNIEQAQHQLDLIDHDFYLFKEAESEQLQVIYRRKNGGYGVIQAKN, from the coding sequence ATGAAAGTGCTGATTCATGGACGAAATCTTGAGTTGACTCCTGCATTGCGCGAATACACAAAATCAAAGCTAGAAAAAGCTATTCACCATTTTGGTGACATGGTCAAAGAGGCTGATGTCCATCTATCAGTAGCAAAGAATCCAAGAGTCCCCCAACAAACTGCTGAGGTTACTGTTTTTGCTAATGGGACTGTAATTCGTGCACAAGAACGCAGCCAGAACCTTTATGCAAGCATTGACTTAGTCTCAAACAAATTGTGTCGTCAATTAAGAAGGTACAAAGAAAGACATAGTGACCATCATCACAGCCCTGGTCACAGAGCCTCTATAACCCCAACAACTGAAGAAGTACTAGAAGACAAATCAATAAATGGATCGCTTGTAGAAGGCAAAGAAGCCAAGCTCCCAAAGCCTGGAATTCGTCGCAAATATTTCCCAATGCATCCCATGAACATTGAGCAAGCGCAACATCAACTTGATCTAATAGATCATGATTTTTATCTATTTAAAGAGGCAGAAAGTGAACAATTGCAGGTTATTTATAGAAGAAAAAATGGAGGGTATGGTGTAATACAAGCAAAAAACTAA
- the lipB gene encoding lipoyl(octanoyl) transferase LipB yields MHNLVINDLPEEGLPTALFEPSELIDFKIAWDWQRKWQEKLLAEPSNKQAVWMLEHFDCYTLGRGASEDNLLFDVEKPPIDFYRIDRGGDVTHHLPGQLVVYLVLDLRRYKTDLDWYLRQLENVLLDVLDGLGLNGYRINGMTGVWCNGKKVASIGISCRRWITQHGIALNVDCDLLGFNQIVPCGLKDYQTGRLNSWLPKLQMKEVRFLMKKSLNKRFGLLWI; encoded by the coding sequence ATGCATAATTTAGTTATAAATGATTTACCAGAAGAAGGTCTCCCTACGGCTCTTTTTGAACCATCTGAATTAATAGATTTTAAGATTGCATGGGATTGGCAAAGAAAATGGCAAGAAAAACTTCTAGCAGAACCATCTAATAAGCAGGCAGTTTGGATGCTGGAGCATTTTGATTGTTATACCTTAGGCCGAGGGGCTAGCGAAGATAATTTGCTTTTTGATGTTGAGAAACCACCGATTGATTTTTATCGAATTGATAGAGGAGGTGATGTGACTCACCATTTGCCTGGTCAATTAGTTGTCTATTTAGTACTTGATCTTCGTCGCTATAAAACAGATTTGGATTGGTATTTGAGGCAACTTGAGAATGTTTTGCTTGATGTATTAGATGGGTTAGGTCTAAATGGTTATCGAATCAATGGGATGACAGGTGTTTGGTGTAATGGGAAAAAGGTAGCTTCTATTGGGATTAGTTGCAGAAGATGGATTACTCAACATGGTATAGCCCTTAATGTTGACTGTGATCTTTTAGGTTTCAATCAGATAGTTCCTTGTGGGCTGAAAGATTATCAAACTGGGCGACTCAATTCTTGGCTCCCAAAATTACAAATGAAAGAAGTTCGTTTTTTAATGAAGAAAAGCTTGAATAAGCGTTTCGGATTGTTATGGATATAG